The following are encoded in a window of Bradyrhizobium sp. WBOS07 genomic DNA:
- a CDS encoding DNA-binding domain-containing protein encodes MRPEAGLSFAAAFAPALLDPARSTPEIVTGPNGKAAGRRYDVYRNNVTVSLIEALAAVYPAVQRITGADFFRAMARFHVRSHPPASPLLFEYGREFPGFIEAYEHAQDMPWLADVARIERAWLDAYHAGDAAPLSPARLSAIDPERLADAVFIPHPAMRIVRSPYAAVTIFAANRGSAPPARIDASRPEDALITRPEFEVAVRHLPPAGAVFAACLASGQPLGEAAAAALEASPDFDLASNIAGLIEAGAFTSLAAGDAP; translated from the coding sequence ATGCGGCCTGAAGCCGGCTTGTCCTTTGCTGCTGCGTTCGCGCCGGCGCTGCTGGATCCTGCACGCAGCACGCCTGAAATCGTGACCGGCCCGAACGGCAAGGCCGCCGGCCGGCGCTACGACGTCTACCGCAACAACGTTACCGTCAGCCTGATCGAAGCGCTGGCCGCGGTCTATCCGGCGGTGCAGCGCATCACCGGGGCCGACTTCTTCCGCGCCATGGCGCGCTTCCATGTCCGCAGCCATCCGCCGGCCTCGCCGCTGCTGTTCGAGTATGGCCGCGAATTTCCCGGGTTCATCGAAGCCTATGAGCATGCGCAGGATATGCCCTGGCTCGCCGATGTCGCCCGCATCGAACGGGCCTGGCTCGATGCCTATCATGCCGGCGACGCCGCACCGCTGTCCCCGGCCCGGCTGTCCGCGATCGACCCGGAACGTCTGGCGGACGCCGTCTTCATCCCGCACCCGGCGATGCGGATCGTTCGTTCGCCATACGCCGCGGTGACGATTTTCGCCGCCAATCGTGGCAGCGCTCCCCCCGCGCGCATCGATGCGTCCAGGCCGGAGGACGCGCTGATCACACGGCCCGAATTCGAGGTCGCGGTGCGGCACCTTCCACCCGCCGGCGCCGTCTTTGCCGCCTGCCTCGCATCCGGCCAACCGCTCGGCGAAGCTGCCGCGGCGGCCCTGGAGGCATCGCCCGACTTCGACCTTGCCTCGAACATCGCCGGCCTGATCGAGGCCGGCGCCTTCACCTCGCTTGCTGCTGGAGACGCACCATGA
- a CDS encoding DoxX family protein yields MITDQRMATGGGLPSPWLLVDKANQLVQAIAVPSLVLLVLRLALAVPFWRSGMLKWDGFLRLNDTAVTLFSDEFMLHLPGGTYHFPAPTLMAFLSGCGEIMFPILLVLGLGTRFAGLGLLFMTIIVELTVPDGWPIHLTWAAMALALMAYGPGNISLDHLICRIRSPDGAQRNPGQLAR; encoded by the coding sequence ATGATCACGGACCAACGCATGGCAACCGGCGGCGGCCTGCCGTCGCCCTGGCTGCTCGTCGACAAGGCCAACCAGCTGGTGCAGGCGATCGCCGTCCCCTCGCTCGTCCTGCTCGTGCTGCGCCTCGCGCTGGCGGTGCCGTTCTGGCGCTCGGGGATGCTCAAATGGGACGGCTTCCTCAGGCTGAATGACACCGCCGTGACGCTGTTCAGCGATGAGTTCATGCTGCACCTACCGGGCGGGACTTACCACTTTCCGGCGCCGACCCTGATGGCATTCCTGTCGGGCTGCGGCGAGATCATGTTTCCGATCCTGCTTGTGCTCGGGCTCGGCACGCGGTTCGCAGGGCTTGGGCTGCTGTTCATGACAATCATCGTCGAGCTCACGGTGCCCGACGGCTGGCCGATCCACCTCACCTGGGCCGCCATGGCGCTCGCGCTGATGGCCTACGGACCCGGAAACATCTCGCTCGATCACCTCATCTGCCGCATTCGTAGCCCGGATGGAGCGCAGCGCAATCCGGGGCAACTCGCGCGGTGA
- a CDS encoding SDR family NAD(P)-dependent oxidoreductase produces MAETESKPERFVRPPSAESLGEAPGRGRLKGRHILIVGGGQRVFDAATDPIGNGRAMSILCAREGAKVAVADLNHASAQQTVERITDEGGEAFAIAADVTRETDVIRMIEEAHRAMGGLDGMVLNIGTFGKTGLDNVSPEEWNRIYDVNVRGPMLCCRAGLPKFDDGGAIVFISSIAALKAGSQMAVYDSSKAALGGLMRNIAHLGARRGIRANLVYPGLVDTPNGREAGAGRPNRGKGHIPFGRQATAWEVAYAVLFFLSDESVYVTAQTLAVDSGLSGM; encoded by the coding sequence ATGGCGGAGACCGAGAGCAAGCCGGAGCGCTTTGTCCGTCCGCCGAGCGCGGAATCGCTGGGCGAAGCGCCGGGCAGGGGGCGACTGAAAGGCCGCCATATCCTCATCGTCGGCGGCGGCCAGCGCGTGTTCGATGCGGCCACAGATCCGATCGGCAACGGCCGCGCCATGAGCATCCTCTGCGCCCGCGAGGGCGCGAAGGTCGCGGTCGCCGATCTCAACCACGCCTCCGCGCAGCAGACCGTCGAGCGCATCACCGACGAAGGCGGCGAGGCCTTCGCCATTGCCGCCGACGTCACGCGTGAGACCGATGTCATCCGCATGATCGAAGAGGCGCATCGCGCCATGGGCGGCCTCGACGGCATGGTGCTGAACATCGGCACGTTCGGCAAGACCGGCCTCGATAACGTCAGCCCGGAAGAGTGGAACAGGATCTACGACGTCAATGTTCGCGGCCCCATGCTGTGCTGCCGCGCCGGCTTGCCGAAATTCGACGATGGCGGCGCCATCGTCTTCATCTCCTCGATCGCCGCGCTGAAGGCCGGATCGCAAATGGCGGTCTATGATTCGTCGAAAGCCGCGCTCGGCGGCCTGATGCGCAACATCGCCCATCTCGGCGCGCGCCGCGGCATTCGCGCCAATCTGGTCTATCCCGGCCTCGTCGACACCCCGAACGGCCGCGAAGCCGGCGCCGGCCGCCCCAATCGCGGCAAGGGCCACATTCCGTTCGGCCGCCAGGCCACGGCGTGGGAGGTCGCCTATGCCGTGCTGTTCTTCCTGTCCGACGAAAGCGTCTATGTCACCGCGCAAACGCTCGCGGTGGATAGCGGCCTGAGCGGGATGTGA
- a CDS encoding carboxymuconolactone decarboxylase family protein: MARLPLIDPETTRGDIRASFDRMPVKLNIFRMMAHAEANMIPAMRLGNSILHKQKLSSINRELLILQAAQLEGGAYEWRQHVPIALGVGCTQAQVDAVERGDYDAAALNEAERALLKFGREVVENVRVPEAIFAAARQQFSDQEIVESIVALGFYMMMARLTEATETDLDPAAGMAVYDGGKK; the protein is encoded by the coding sequence GTGGCAAGGCTGCCTCTGATTGATCCTGAGACGACGCGCGGCGACATCCGCGCTTCGTTCGACCGCATGCCGGTCAAGCTCAACATCTTCCGCATGATGGCCCATGCCGAGGCCAACATGATTCCGGCGATGCGGCTCGGCAATTCGATCCTGCACAAGCAGAAGCTCTCGTCCATCAACCGCGAGCTTCTGATCCTCCAGGCCGCCCAGCTCGAGGGCGGCGCCTACGAATGGCGCCAGCACGTGCCGATCGCGCTCGGCGTCGGCTGCACGCAGGCCCAGGTCGATGCGGTGGAGCGCGGCGACTACGATGCTGCCGCGCTGAATGAGGCGGAGCGCGCCTTGCTGAAGTTCGGACGTGAAGTCGTCGAGAACGTCCGCGTGCCCGAGGCGATCTTTGCCGCCGCGCGACAACAGTTCAGCGACCAGGAGATCGTGGAGTCCATCGTCGCGCTCGGCTTCTACATGATGATGGCGCGCCTGACTGAAGCGACCGAAACCGATCTCGATCCCGCCGCCGGCATGGCGGTCTATGACGGCGGCAAGAAATAG